In Manis pentadactyla isolate mManPen7 chromosome 3, mManPen7.hap1, whole genome shotgun sequence, a single window of DNA contains:
- the ELOC gene encoding elongin-C — protein sequence MDGEEKTYGGCEGPDAMYVKLISSDGHEFIVKREHALTSGTIKAMLSGPGQFAENETNEVNFREIPSHVLSKVCMYFTYKVRYTNSSTEIPEFPIAPEIALELLMAANFLDC from the exons ATGG ATGGAGAAGAAAAAACTTACGGTGGCTGTGAAGGCCCAGATGCCATGTATGTCAAGTTGATATCTTCAGATGGTCATGAATTTATTGTAAAAAGAGAACATGCACTAACATCGGGAACAATAAAAGCCATGTTGAGTGGCCCAG GTCAGTTTGCTGAGAATGAAACTAATGAAGTCAATTTTAGAGAGATCCCTTCACATGTGCTATCAAAAGTATGCATGTATTTTACCTACAAGGTTCGCTACACTAACAGCTCCACAGAGATTCCTGAATTCCCAATTGCACCTGAAATTGCACTGGAACTGCTGATGGCTGCGAACTTCCTagattgttaa